In Streptomyces nodosus, one DNA window encodes the following:
- a CDS encoding DUF3027 domain-containing protein: MSAATTRSRRTPDRLCAEAIDLARSAAEEVAAPGVVGEHMGMVSEGDRVVTHFFECKEFGYRGWRWAVTVVRASRAKVVTLDETVLLPGSDALLAPEWVPWSERLRPGDLGPGDLLPTDAEDLRLEPGYSGEDEPAPNSAVSGEMAELVEAEDAEVTAGAPANLPITPLRGTIAAVAEELGMRRARVLSRYGLHTAADRWEEAFGAKTPMAQAAPATCVSCAFLVPVGGSLGQAFGVCANEFAPADGRMVSLSYGCGAHSEAAVMPKTPRPAPPVVDETQVEPFPLRPSPDSGSVPPVPDETTAELGHS, from the coding sequence GTGAGCGCAGCGACAACGCGAAGCCGCCGCACCCCCGACCGCCTGTGCGCCGAGGCCATCGACCTCGCCCGCTCCGCCGCGGAGGAGGTCGCCGCGCCCGGTGTCGTCGGCGAGCACATGGGCATGGTGTCCGAGGGTGACCGTGTCGTCACGCACTTCTTCGAGTGCAAGGAGTTCGGGTACCGCGGCTGGCGCTGGGCGGTGACGGTCGTACGGGCCTCCCGGGCGAAGGTCGTCACCCTCGACGAGACGGTTCTGCTGCCTGGCTCCGACGCGCTGCTCGCCCCGGAGTGGGTGCCGTGGAGCGAGCGGCTGCGCCCCGGTGACCTCGGTCCCGGCGATCTGCTGCCGACGGACGCGGAGGATCTGCGGCTGGAGCCCGGCTACTCCGGTGAGGACGAGCCGGCGCCGAACTCCGCGGTCTCCGGGGAGATGGCCGAGCTGGTCGAGGCGGAGGACGCGGAGGTGACCGCCGGGGCCCCGGCGAACCTGCCCATCACGCCCTTGCGCGGCACGATCGCGGCGGTCGCGGAGGAACTGGGCATGCGCCGCGCCCGGGTCCTGTCCCGCTACGGCCTGCACACGGCGGCGGACCGCTGGGAGGAGGCCTTCGGCGCGAAGACGCCCATGGCCCAGGCGGCGCCCGCGACCTGTGTCTCCTGCGCCTTCCTGGTGCCGGTCGGCGGCTCCCTGGGGCAGGCCTTCGGGGTGTGCGCCAACGAGTTCGCCCCGGCGGACGGCCGGATGGTCTCCCTGTCGTACGGCTGCGGGGCCCACTCGGAGGCCGCCGTGATGCCGAAGACCCCGCGGCCCGCCCCTCCGGTGGTCGACGAGACCCAGGTCGAACCCTTCCCGCTGCGCCCCTCCCCCGATTCCGGCTCGGTCCCGCCCGTCCCGGACGAGACCACCGCGGAACTCGGCCACTCCTGA
- a CDS encoding MFS transporter: MAAARSPHGTAGVGGVEGRGRKSGSGRFGGSVRAVGRALHLPVTGAARGIRRVTHAHGAGESGLGKLIELHAVNGAGDVMITVALASTVFFSVPTDEARGRVALYLAITMAPFTVLAPVIGPLLDRLPHGRRAAMAGAMLARALLALIISGAVADGSLELYPAALGVLVASKAYGVVRSAVVPRLLPPRFSLVRANSRVTLGGLLATGLAAPVGAGLQMIGPGWPLYGAFVIFVAGTFLSFSLPPKVDSAKGEDVALLAADAERRRGPHHRPARRPGLRSVGPAVTYALGANACLRCLSGFLIFFLAFLLREHPLAGESAAVSLGIVGVAAGTGNALGTAVGAWLKARAPEVIIVTVVAIVLGAAITAALFFSAFLVAFLAAIAGFAQALAKLSLDALIQRDVPELVRTSAFARSETLLQMAWVLGGAIGIVLPLNGVLGLAIGAAIVAAGWLTTVRGLLAAARHGGAPQPRVT; encoded by the coding sequence GTGGCAGCCGCGAGATCGCCCCATGGAACCGCCGGGGTCGGCGGGGTCGAGGGGCGTGGCCGAAAGAGCGGTTCGGGCCGGTTCGGCGGGTCCGTCCGCGCGGTCGGCCGCGCCCTGCATCTGCCTGTCACCGGTGCCGCCCGCGGTATCCGCAGGGTCACCCACGCCCATGGGGCGGGCGAGTCGGGGCTCGGCAAGCTGATCGAACTGCACGCGGTGAACGGCGCAGGCGACGTCATGATCACCGTCGCTCTCGCCTCCACCGTGTTCTTCTCCGTGCCGACCGACGAGGCCCGTGGCCGGGTCGCGCTCTATCTGGCCATCACCATGGCCCCGTTCACGGTCCTGGCGCCCGTCATCGGCCCCCTCCTGGACCGGCTTCCGCACGGGCGCCGGGCCGCGATGGCGGGCGCGATGCTCGCCCGGGCCCTGCTGGCGCTGATCATCTCGGGGGCGGTGGCCGACGGCAGTCTGGAGCTGTACCCGGCCGCCCTCGGTGTGCTGGTCGCGTCCAAGGCGTACGGGGTGGTGCGCAGCGCGGTGGTGCCGCGGCTGCTGCCGCCGCGTTTCTCCCTGGTGCGGGCCAACTCCCGGGTCACCCTCGGCGGTCTCCTCGCCACCGGCCTGGCCGCGCCGGTGGGCGCCGGGCTACAGATGATCGGCCCGGGCTGGCCGCTGTACGGGGCCTTCGTGATCTTCGTCGCGGGAACGTTCCTGTCGTTCTCGCTGCCGCCGAAGGTCGACTCCGCCAAGGGCGAGGACGTGGCGCTGCTCGCCGCGGACGCCGAGCGGCGGCGCGGGCCGCACCACCGCCCCGCGCGCCGCCCCGGGCTGCGTTCGGTCGGCCCCGCCGTCACCTACGCCCTGGGCGCCAACGCCTGTCTGCGCTGTCTGTCCGGCTTCCTGATCTTCTTCCTGGCCTTCCTGCTGCGCGAGCACCCGCTCGCGGGCGAGAGCGCGGCGGTGTCCCTGGGCATCGTGGGCGTCGCCGCGGGCACCGGCAACGCGCTGGGCACGGCCGTCGGCGCCTGGCTGAAGGCACGCGCCCCGGAAGTGATCATCGTGACGGTGGTGGCGATCGTGCTGGGTGCGGCGATCACCGCGGCGCTCTTCTTCAGTGCCTTCCTGGTGGCGTTCCTGGCGGCGATCGCCGGGTTCGCGCAGGCGCTCGCCAAGCTGTCGCTGGACGCGCTGATCCAGCGGGACGTGCCGGAACTGGTCCGCACCTCGGCGTTCGCACGCTCCGAGACGCTGTTGCAGATGGCCTGGGTGCTGGGCGGGGCGATCGGCATCGTGCTGCCGCTGAACGGGGTGCTGGGGCTCGCGATCGGCGCCGCGATCGTCGCGGCGGGCTGGCTGACGACCGTACGGGGTCTGCTGGCCGCCGCCCGCCACGGCGGC